Proteins co-encoded in one Capsicum annuum cultivar UCD-10X-F1 chromosome 9, UCD10Xv1.1, whole genome shotgun sequence genomic window:
- the LOC124887194 gene encoding agamous-like MADS-box protein AGL61 → MERKKTIGRRKIPLVRIEKNANRYSTFSKRRSDLYKKASKLVRENDVDLGIFLSSPADKVYAFVHPTQNAIIDRFMNLKTDLGEQIVAENSQSESINDRLNELDEREEVAKEKFLFLSQRNKTRDKGRWESIDHLNADDVMKFQAWLDSGEILLKDQLAEASSSS, encoded by the coding sequence ATGGAGCGTAAGAAAACAATAGGACGCCGAAAAATTCCATTGGTGAGGATAGAAAAAAATGCTAATCGATATTCCACATTCTCTAAACGACGTTCCGACTTATATAAAAAAGCTAGCAAACTCGTTAGAGAAAATGATGTAGATCTTGGAATCTTTCTATCTTCACCAGCTGATAAAGTATATGCTTTTGTCCACCCAACACAAAATGCAATCATTGATCgttttatgaatttgaaaacaGATTTAGGTGAACAAATTGTTGCTGAAAATTCACAAAGTGAATCAATTAATGATAGGCTAAATGAACTTGATGAAAGAGAAGAAGTTGCAAAAGAGAAATTCCTTTTCTTATCCCAAAGGAATAAGACTAGAGATAAAGGTCGATGGGAGTCCATTGATCATTTAAATGCAGATGATGTAATGAAGTTTCAAGCTTGGTTGGATAGTGGAGAAATTTTGTTGAAGGATCAATTAGCTGAAGCTTCGTCCTCCTCATAA